A single window of Onychomys torridus chromosome 8, mOncTor1.1, whole genome shotgun sequence DNA harbors:
- the LOC118588334 gene encoding 2',3'-cyclic-nucleotide 3'-phosphodiesterase isoform X1: MNTSFSRKSHTFLPKIFKKMSSSGAKDKPELQFPFLQDEDTVATLHECKTLFILRGLPGSGKSTLARHIVDKYHNGTKMVSADAYKINPGSRADFSEEYKRLDEDLAAYCRRDIRVLVLDDTNHERERLDQLFEMADQYQYQVVLVEPKTTWRLDCAQLKEKNQWQLSAEDLKKLKPGLEKDFLPLYFGWFLTKKSSETLRKAGQVFLEELGNHKAFKKELRHFISGDEPKEKLELVSYFGKRPPGVLHCTTKFCDYGKATGAEEYAQQDVVKRSYSKAFKLSISALFVTPKTAGAQVVLNEQQLLLWPSDVDKPSSSESLPPGSRAHITLGCAADVQPVQTGLDLLEILQQEKGGSRGEEVGELPRGKLFSLGKGRWMLSLTKKMEVKAIFTGYYGKGKPVPVHGSRKGGAMQICTII; encoded by the exons ATG AACACAAGCTTTTCCCGAAAGAGCCACACCTTCCTGCCCAAGATCTTCAAAAAAATGTCATCCTCTGGAGCCAAGGACAAGCCCGAGCTGCAGTTTCCCTTCCTCCAGGATGAGGACACGGTGGCCACGCTGCATGAGTGCAAGACGCTGTTCATCCTGCGTGGCCTGCCAGGCAGCGGCAAGTCCACGCTGGCTCGGCACATCGTGGATAAATACCACAATGGCACCAAGATGGTATCTGCCGACGCTTACAAGATCAACCCTGGCTCTCGAGCAGACTTCTCCGAGGAGTACAAGAGGCTGGACGAGGACCTGGCCGCCTACTGCCGCCGGGACATCAGGGTTCTGGTGCTTGATGACACCAACCACGAGCGGGAGCGGCTGGATCAGCTCTTTGAAATGGCCGATCAGTACCAGTACCAGGTGGTGCTGGTGGAGCCCAAGACAACATGGCGACTGGACTGTGCCCAGCTCAAGGAGAAGAACCAGTGGCAGCTGTCAGCCGAGGACCTGAAGAAGCTGAAGCCCGGCTTGGAGAAGGACTTCCTGCCACTCTACTTTGGCTGGTTCCTGACCAAAAAGAGTTCTGAGACCCTCCGCAAAGCTGGCCAGGTCTTTCTGGAAGAGCTGGGAAATCACAAGGCTTTCAAGAAGGAGCTTCGACACT TTATTTCTGGGGATGAACCCAAGGAGAAGCTTGAGCTGGTCAGCTACTTTGGGAAGAGACCCCCAGGTGTTCTGCACTGTACAACCAAATTCTGTGACTACGGGAAGGCCACTGGGGCAGAAGAATATGCCCAGCAGGAT gtGGTGAAGAGATCTTACAGCAAGGCCTTCAAACTGTCCATCTCAGCCCTTTTTGTGACACCCAAGACGGCCGGGGCTCAGGTGGTGTTGAATGAACAGCAGCTGCTGTTGTGGCCGAGTGACGTGGACAAGCCATCTTCCTCTGAAAGCCTGCCCCCAGGGAGCCGAGCTCACATCACCCTTGGCTGTGCTGCCGATGTGCAGCCTGTGCAGACAGGCCTTGACCTCTTAGAGATTTTGCAGCAGGAGAAGGGGGGCAGCCGAGGTGAGGAGGTGGGTGAGCTCCCCCGGGGCAAGCTCTTTTCCCTGGGCAAAGGGCGCTGGATGCTGAGCTTGACTAAGAAGATGGAGGTCAAGGCCATCTTCACGGGGTACTATGGGAAGGGCAAACCTGTGCCCGTACATGGCAGCCGGAAGGGGGGTGCCATGCAGATTTGCACCATCATCTGA
- the LOC118588334 gene encoding 2',3'-cyclic-nucleotide 3'-phosphodiesterase isoform X2, whose amino-acid sequence MSSSGAKDKPELQFPFLQDEDTVATLHECKTLFILRGLPGSGKSTLARHIVDKYHNGTKMVSADAYKINPGSRADFSEEYKRLDEDLAAYCRRDIRVLVLDDTNHERERLDQLFEMADQYQYQVVLVEPKTTWRLDCAQLKEKNQWQLSAEDLKKLKPGLEKDFLPLYFGWFLTKKSSETLRKAGQVFLEELGNHKAFKKELRHFISGDEPKEKLELVSYFGKRPPGVLHCTTKFCDYGKATGAEEYAQQDVVKRSYSKAFKLSISALFVTPKTAGAQVVLNEQQLLLWPSDVDKPSSSESLPPGSRAHITLGCAADVQPVQTGLDLLEILQQEKGGSRGEEVGELPRGKLFSLGKGRWMLSLTKKMEVKAIFTGYYGKGKPVPVHGSRKGGAMQICTII is encoded by the exons ATGTCATCCTCTGGAGCCAAGGACAAGCCCGAGCTGCAGTTTCCCTTCCTCCAGGATGAGGACACGGTGGCCACGCTGCATGAGTGCAAGACGCTGTTCATCCTGCGTGGCCTGCCAGGCAGCGGCAAGTCCACGCTGGCTCGGCACATCGTGGATAAATACCACAATGGCACCAAGATGGTATCTGCCGACGCTTACAAGATCAACCCTGGCTCTCGAGCAGACTTCTCCGAGGAGTACAAGAGGCTGGACGAGGACCTGGCCGCCTACTGCCGCCGGGACATCAGGGTTCTGGTGCTTGATGACACCAACCACGAGCGGGAGCGGCTGGATCAGCTCTTTGAAATGGCCGATCAGTACCAGTACCAGGTGGTGCTGGTGGAGCCCAAGACAACATGGCGACTGGACTGTGCCCAGCTCAAGGAGAAGAACCAGTGGCAGCTGTCAGCCGAGGACCTGAAGAAGCTGAAGCCCGGCTTGGAGAAGGACTTCCTGCCACTCTACTTTGGCTGGTTCCTGACCAAAAAGAGTTCTGAGACCCTCCGCAAAGCTGGCCAGGTCTTTCTGGAAGAGCTGGGAAATCACAAGGCTTTCAAGAAGGAGCTTCGACACT TTATTTCTGGGGATGAACCCAAGGAGAAGCTTGAGCTGGTCAGCTACTTTGGGAAGAGACCCCCAGGTGTTCTGCACTGTACAACCAAATTCTGTGACTACGGGAAGGCCACTGGGGCAGAAGAATATGCCCAGCAGGAT gtGGTGAAGAGATCTTACAGCAAGGCCTTCAAACTGTCCATCTCAGCCCTTTTTGTGACACCCAAGACGGCCGGGGCTCAGGTGGTGTTGAATGAACAGCAGCTGCTGTTGTGGCCGAGTGACGTGGACAAGCCATCTTCCTCTGAAAGCCTGCCCCCAGGGAGCCGAGCTCACATCACCCTTGGCTGTGCTGCCGATGTGCAGCCTGTGCAGACAGGCCTTGACCTCTTAGAGATTTTGCAGCAGGAGAAGGGGGGCAGCCGAGGTGAGGAGGTGGGTGAGCTCCCCCGGGGCAAGCTCTTTTCCCTGGGCAAAGGGCGCTGGATGCTGAGCTTGACTAAGAAGATGGAGGTCAAGGCCATCTTCACGGGGTACTATGGGAAGGGCAAACCTGTGCCCGTACATGGCAGCCGGAAGGGGGGTGCCATGCAGATTTGCACCATCATCTGA